One Manduca sexta isolate Smith_Timp_Sample1 chromosome 28, JHU_Msex_v1.0, whole genome shotgun sequence DNA window includes the following coding sequences:
- the LOC115449653 gene encoding spectrin alpha chain isoform X2, whose product MEQIPPPKEVKILETAEDIQERREEVLNRYEEFKQEARAKREKLEDSRRFQYFKRDADELESWIQEKLQAASDESYKDPTNLQAKIQKHQAFEAEVAAHSNAIVVLDNTGSEMISAGHFASETIRRRLEELHRLWELLLSRLAEKGMKLQQALVLVQFLRHCDEVMFWIHDKETFVCADEFGSDLEHVEVLQRKFDEFQKDMAAQEYRVTEVNQLAERLVLEGHPERETIVKRKDELNEAWQRLRQMALMRQERLFGAHEIQRFNRDADETIAWISEKDVVLGSDDYGRDLATVQTLQRKHEGVERDLAALEDKVSTLDGEAARLAAIHADHAPAIHAKRDEITNAWQKLVHKAKERRSELENSSALHRFLADYRDLVSWMSDIRALIAADDLAKDVPGAEALLERHQEHKGEMDARSDVIRSCAAAGQALVASGHRASAEVSAALDALQRDTDALHQLWDQRRVLYLQCMDLQLFYRDTEQADAWMHKQEAFLANEDVGDSLDSVEALLKKHEDFEKSLAAQEEKIKALDEFATKLIEGQHYAADDVAQRREMLLERRAALLEKSNQRRALLEDAYKYQQYERDCDETKGWINEKLKFATDDSYLDPTNLNGKVQKHQNFEQELQANKPRVDEITTVGNRLLQAEHFAKPQIDARLTELAGLWEKLVLASELKGSNLQEAAQQQQFNRAVEDIELWLSEVEGQLLSEDYGKDLTSVQNLQKKHALLEADVSSHAERIDAIRTQAEQFIERDHFDADNIKAKRDALVARYAALDKPMAIRKRRLLDSLQAQQLFRDLDDEAAWIREKEPIIASTNRGRDLIGVQNLMKKHQAVMGEMAQHEARVEAVRAAGAALRDAGHFAADDIATRLQQLHNQWTQLQEKALQRKQDLEDSLQAQQYFADANEAESWMREKEPMANTQDYGKDEDSSEALLKKHEALLSDLEAFGNTIKSLREQANACRQQESPVVDVSGKECVVALYDYAEKSPREVSMKRGDVLTLLNSNNKDWWKVEVNDRQGFVPAAYVKKIDAGLSSSQQNLADSSSIAARQNQIEAQYDNLLGLARERQNKLNETVKAYVLVREAAELATWIKDKEMHAQVQDVGEDLEQVEVMQKKFDDFQNDLRANEVRLAEMNEIAVQLMTVGQTEAALKIKTQMQELNSKWTSLQQLTAERAAQLGSAHEVQRFHRDVDETKDWIAEKEAALATDDLGKDLRSVQTLQRKHEGLERDLAALGDKIRQLDDTANRLMSTHGDSADATYSKQREINEAWQQLQARANARKEKLLDSYDLQRFLSDYRDLMAWINSMMALVSSEELANDVTGAEALLERHQTQRLEIDARYGIMPQEHRTEMDARAGTFQALELFGQQLLQGGHYASVDIQEKLNNMGDARQELEKAWVSRRMKLDQNLELQLFYRDCEQAEGWMAAREAFLAPADPADAHAHAQSAVDSPDHAQPDNVEQLIKKHEDFDKAINAHEEKIAQLQTLADQLIASDHYATDAIDDKRKQVLDRWRHLKEALIEKRSRLGDEQTLQQFSRDADEMENWIAEKLQLATEESYKDPANIQSKHQKHQAFEAELAANAERIQSVLAMGGNLVQRGQCSGSEDAVQARLASIADQWEFLTQKTTEKSLKLKEANKQRTYIAAVKDLDFWLGEVESLLTSEDSGKDLASVQNLMKKHQLVEADIQAHEDRIKDMNAQADALVSSGQFDSAGIGARRSAINERFERVRNLAAHRRARLHEANTLHQFFRDIADEESWIKEKKLLVASDDYGRDLTGVQNLLKKHKRLEAELASHEPAIQAVQEAGEKLMDVSNLGVPEIEQRLKALALAWAELQALAAERGAKLQQSLAYQQFLAKVDEEEAWISEKQQLVVVGECGDSMAAVQGLLKKHEALEAELAARAERVRELAAEGDALLQAGNLHSDALDHRIRALQAKLEKLTGLAARRKAALVDNSLYLQLLWKADVVESWIADKETHVRSDEFGRDLSTVQTLLTKQDTFDAGLAAFEHEGIQNITSLKEQLVAANHEQTPAIVKRHADVISRWQRLLADSAARKQRLLQLQDQFRQIEELYLTFAKKASAFNSWFENAEEDLTDPVRCNSIEEIRALKDAHAQFQASLSSAQSDFEALAALDEQIKSFNVGANPYTWFTMEALEETWRNLRKIIAERDIELTKEAQRQEENDKLRKEFAKHANAFHQWLTETRTSMMEGTGSLEQQLATLRQRAGEVRARRADLRRLEELGAALEEHLILDNRYTEHSTVGLAQQWDQLDQLSMRMQHNLEQQIQARNHSGVSEDALKEFSMMFKHFDKDRSGRLNHHEFKSCLRALGYDLPMVEEGQPDPEFEAILNVVDPNRDGQVSLQEYMAFMISKETENVHSSEEIENAFRAITAHQDRAYVTKDELYANLTKEMADYCVARMKPYVEPKTERPIPNALDYIDFTHTLFQN is encoded by the exons ATGGAGCAGATACCGCCACCCAAGGAGGTGAAGATCCTCGAGACAGCCGAGGATATTCAGGAGCGTCGTGAGGAG GTGTTGAACCGCTATGAAGAGTTCAAGCAGGAGGCTCGCGCCAAGCGTGAGAAGCTCGAGGACTCGCGCCGCTTCCAGTACTTCAAGCGCGACGCTGATGAGCTCGAGTCCTGGATCCAGGAGAAGCTGCAGGCCGCCAGCGATGAGAGCTACAAAGATCCCACCAACTTGCAG GCCAAGATCCAAAAACACCAAGCCTTCGAAGCGGAAGTGGCGGCGCACTCCAACGCCATCGTAGTCCTGGACAACACCGGCAGCGAGATGATCTCCGCGGGACACTTCGCGTCGGAGACCATCCGCCGCCGGCTGGAGGAGCTGCACCGACTGTGGGAGCTGCTGCTGTCGCGGCTCGCCGAGAAGGGCATGAAGCTGCAGCAGGCGCTCGTGCTGGTGCAGTTCTTGCGTCACTGCGATGAAGTTATGTTCTGGATTCATGATAAG GAAACGTTCGTGTGCGCGGACGAGTTCGGCTCGGACCTGGAGCACGTGGAAGTGCTGCAGCGCAAGTTCGACGAGTTCCAGAAGGACATGGCCGCGCAGGAGTACCGCGTCACCGAGGTCAACCAGCTCGCCGAGCGGCTCGTGCTCGAGGGACATCCAGAGCGCGAGACAATCGTCAAGAGGAAGGAT GAGCTGAACGAGGCGTGGCAGCGTCTCCGTCAGATGGCGCTGATGCGTCAGGAGCGTCTGTTCGGCGCGCACGAGATCCAGCGGTTCAACCGCGACGCGGACGAGACCATCGCCTGGATCTCCGAGAAGGACGTCGTGCTCGGCTCCGACGACTACGGACGCGACCTCGCCACCGTACAGACCCTGCAG CGCAAGCACGAGGGTGTGGAGCGTGACCTGGCGGCGCTGGAGGACAAGGTGTCGACCCTGGACGGCGAGGCGGCGCGCCTGGCCGCCATCCACGCCGATCACGCGCCCGCCATACATGCCAAGCGCGACGAGATCACCAACGCCTGGCAGAAGCTCGTGCACAAGGCCAAG GAGCGCCGTTCGGAACTAGAGAACTCCAGCGCACTGCACCGGTTCCTGGCCGACTACCGCGACCTGGTGTCGTGGATGAGCGACATCCGCGCGCTCATCGCAGCCGACGACCTCGCCAAGGACGTGCCCGGGGCTGAGGCGCTGCTCGAGAGACACCAAGAGCATAAG GGCGAGATGGACGCGCGTTCGGACGTGATCCGgtcgtgcgcggcggcggggcAGGCGCTGGTGGCGAGCGGCCACCGCGCCTCCGCCGAGGTGTCGGCCGCGCTCGACGCGCTGCAGCGCGACACCGACGCGCTGCACCAGCTCTGGGACCAGCGCCGCGTGCTCTACCTGCAGTGCATGGACCTGCAGCTCTTCTACCGCGACACCGAGCAGGCCGACGCATGGATGCACAAGCAGGAG GCTTTCCTCGCCAACGAGGATGTGGGCGACTCTCTCGACTCCGTAGAGGCGTTGTTGAAGAAACACGAAGACTTCGAGAAGTCGCTCGCCGCGCAAGAAGAGAAGATCAAGGCGCTAGACGAGTTCGCCACTAAGCTCATCGAGGGACAGCACTACGCCGCCGACGATGTCGCGCAGAGACGTGAAATG tTACTGGAACGCCGCGCTGCCCTGCTCGAGAAATCCAACCAACGCCGCGCTCTCCTTGAAGACGCCTACAAGTACCAACAATACGAACGTGACTGCGACGAGACCAAGG GCTGGATAAACGAGAAACTGAAGTTCGCGACGGACGACTCGTATTTGGATCCGACCAACCTGAACGGCAAGGTGCAAAAACACCAGAACTTCGAGCAGGAGCTGCAGGCGAACAAGCCGCGCGTGGACGAGATCACCACCGTCGGTAACAGGCTGCTGCAGGCCGAACACTTCGCTAAAC CGCAAATCGACGCACGCCTGACCGAGCTGGCCGGTCTATGGGAGAAGCTCGTGTTAGCCTCGGAGCTGAAGGGCAGCAACCTTCAGGAGGCTGCTCAGCAGCAGCAATTCAACCGCGCCGTTGAGGATATCGAGTTGTGGCTCTCCGAAGTCGAGGGTCAGCTGCTCAGCGAGGATTATGGCAAG GACCTGACGAGCGTGCAGAACCTGCAGAAGAAGCACGCGCTGCTGGAGGCGGACGTGAGCTCGCACGCCGAGCGCATCGACGCCATCCGCACGCAGGCCGAGCAGTTCATCGAGCGCGACCACTTCGACGCAGACAACATCAAGGCCAAGCGG GATGCTCTGGTGGCCCGATACGCCGCGCTGGACAAACCGATGGCGATCCGCAAGCGACGCTTGCTGGATTCACTGCAGGCGCAGCAGCTGTTCCGCGATCTGGACGACGAAGCCGCCTGGATCCGCGAGAAAGAGCCTATCATCGCCTCCACCAATAGAG GCCGTGACCTGATCGGCGTGCAGAACCTGATGAAGAAGCACCAGGCGGTGATGGGTGAGATGGCGCAgcacgaggcgcgcgtggaggCGGTGCGTGCGGCCGGCGCCGCGCTGCGGGACGCCGGACACTTCGCCGCCGACGACATCGCCACGCGCCTGCAGCAACTGCACAACCAGTGGACGCAGCTGCAGGAGAAGGCGCTGCAG CGCAAACAAGACCTGGAAGACTCGCTGCAAGCTCAGCAATACTTCGCGGACGCCAACGAGGCCGAATCATGGATGCGCGAGAAGGAACCCATGGCGAACACACAAGACTACGGCAAGGACGAGGACTCCTCCGAAGCTCTGCTCAAGAAGCACGAGGCGCTGCTGTCTGATCTGGAGGCGTTCGGAAACACCATCAAGTCGCTCAGGGAGCAGGCTAACGCTTGCAGG CAACAAGAATCTCCAGTGGTGGACGTGTCAGGCAAGGAGTGCGTGGTCGCTCTGTACGACTACGCTGAGAAGTCGCCGCGCGAGGTGTCTATGAAGAGAGGTGACGTCCTCACTCTCCTCAACTCTAACAACAAG GACTGGTGGAAGGTGGAGGTGAACGACCGCCAAGGCTTCGTGCCGGCCGCCTACGTGAAGAAAATCGACGCTGGACTTTCCTCCTCGCAGCAGAACCTCGCCGACTCCAGCTCCATCGCCGCCAGGCAGAACCAG ATCGAGGCGCAATATGACAACCTGCTGGGTCTCGCGCGCGAGCGTCAGAACAAGCTCAATGAGACGGTCAAGGCGTACGTGCTCGTGCGCGAGGCTGCGGAGCTCGCCACGTGGATCAAGGACAAG GAGATGCACGCTCAGGTGCAGGACGTGGGCGAGGACCTGGAACAGGTGGAGGTGATGCAGAAGAAGTTCGACGACTTCCAGAACGACCTGCGCGCCAACGAGGTGCGCCTCGCCGAGATGAACGAGATCGCCGTGCAGCTCATGACCGTCGGACAGACGGAAGCCGCGCTCAAGATCAAGACGCAGATGCAG GAGTTGAACTCGAAATGGACATCCCTGCAGCAACTAACAGCGGAGCGCGCCGCGCAGCTCGGCTCCGCGCACGAGGTGCAGCGCTTCCACCGCGACGTCGACGAGACCAAGGACTGGATCGCGGAGAAGGAGGCCGCGCTCGCCACCGACGACCTCGGCAAGGACCTGCGCTCCGTGCAGACGCTGCAGC GTAAGCACGAAGGCCTGGAGCGCGATCTAGCCGCACTAGGCGACAAGATCCGGCAGCTGGACGACACCGCCAACCGCCTCATGTCGACGCACGGCGACTCCGCCGACGCCACCTACAGCAAGCAACGCGAGATCAACGAGGCCTGGCAACAACTGCAGGCGCGAGCCAACGCGCGCAAGGAGAAACTACTCGACTCCTACGACTTGCAGAG ATTCTTATCCGACTACCGCGACCTGATGGCGTGGATCAACTCCATGATGGCGCTGGTGAGTTCGGAGGAGCTCGCCAACGACGTCACCGGCGCCGAAGCGCTGCTCGAGAGGCACCAG ACCCAGCGTTTGGAGATAGACGCGCGTTACGGCATAATGCCGCAG GAACACCGCACGGAAATGGACGCGCGCGCCGGCACGTTCCAGGCGCTGGAGCTATTTGGCCAACAGCTGCTGCAGGGCGGACACTACGCCAGCGTCGACATTCAGGAGAAGCTCAACAACATGGGCGACGCACGGCAGGAATTGGAGAA GGCGTGGGTGAGCCGTCGCATGAAGCTGGACCAGAACCTGGAGCTGCAGCTGTTCTACCGCGACTGCGAGCAGGCGGAGGGGTGGATGGCGGCGCGCGAGGCGTTCCTGGCGCCGGCCGACCCCGCCGACGCGCACGCGCATGCGCAGAGCGCCGTGGACTCGCCCGACCACGCGCAGCCCGACAACGTCGAGCAGCTCATCAAGAAGCACGAGGACTTCGACAAGGCCATCAACGCGCAT GAGGAGAAGATCGCACAACTGCAGACCTTGGCCGACCAGCTGATCGCTTCGGACCACTACGCGACCGACGCGATCGACGACAAGCGCAAGCAGGTGCTCGACCGCTGGCGCCATCTCAAGGAGGCGCTCATCGAGAAACGGTCCAG acTGGGCGATGAGCAGACCCTGCAACAGTTCTCTCGCGATGCCGACGAGATGGAGAACTGGATCGCTGAGAAACTGCAGCTCGCCACCGAAGAGAGCTACAAG GACCCGGCCAACATCCAGTCGAAGCATCAGAAGCACCAGGCGTTCGAGGCGGAGCTGGCGGCCAACGCGGAGCGCATCCAGTCCGTGCTCGCCATGGGCGGCAACCTCGTGCAGCGCGGACAGTGCAGCGGCAGCGAGGACGCCGTGCAG GCTCGTCTCGCCTCCATCGCGGACCAATGGGAGTTCCTTACCCAGAAGACCACTGAGAAGTCCCTCAAACTGAAGGAGGCCAACAAGCAGCGTACCTACATCGCGGCCGTCAAGGATCTGGACTTCTGGCTCGGAGAGGTGGAGAGCTTGCTCACATCGGAGGACTCCGGCAAGGACCTCGCCTCCGTGCAGAACCTGATGAAGAAGCACCAGCTTGTAGAGGCTGATATACAGGCTCACGAGGATAGGATCAAGG ACATGAACGCGCAGGCGGACGCGCTGGTGTCGAGCGGACAGTTCGACAGCGCGGGTATCGGCGCGCGGCGCTCCGCCATCAACGAGCGGTTCGAGCGCGTGCGCAACCTGGCCGCGCACCGCCGCGCGCGCCTGCACGAGGCTAACACGCTGCACCAATTCTTCAGGGACATCGCCGACGAAGAGTCTTGGATCAA GGAGAAGAAACTTCTCGTCGCCTCAGACGACTATGGGCGTGATTTGACCGGCGTCCAAAACCTTCTGAAAAAGCACAAGCGTCTTGAAGCCGAGCTGGCCAGCCACGAACCCGCCATCCAGGCTGTGCAGGAGGCCGGCGAGAAGCTCATGGACGTGTCTAACCTGGGCGTGCCCGAGATCGAGCAGAGGCTGAAGGCTTTGGCCTTGGCCTGGGCTGAACTACAAGCGCTCGCGGCTGAGAGAGGCGCCAAACTGCAGCAGTCGCTTGCCTACCAGCAATTCCTGGCTAAGGTTGACGAGGAGGAAGCATGGATCAG CGAGAAGCAGCAGCTGGTCGTGGTGGGCGAGTGTGGCGACAGCATGGCGGCGGTGCAGGGGCTGCTGAAGAAGCACGAGGCGTTGGAGGCCGAGCTGGCCGCCCGCGCAGAGCGCGTGCGCGAGCTCGCCGCCGAGGGCGACGCACTGCTGCAGGCCGGCAACCTGCACTCCGACGCACTCGATCACCGCATCCGCGCGCTACAG GCCAAGCTGGAGAAACTGACTGGTTTGGCAGCGCGTCGCAAGGCCGCGCTGGTGGACAACTCGCTGTACCTGCAGCTGCTGTGGAAGGCGGACGTAGTGGAGTCGTGGATCGCGGACAAGGAGACGCACGTGCGCTCCGATGAGTTCGGACGAGATCTTTCTACCGTGCAAACGCTGCTTACCAAGCAGGACACCTTCGATGCAG GTCTAGCCGCATTCGAGCATGAGGGCATCCAGAACATCACCTCCCTCAAAGAGCAGCTGGTGGCCGCGAACCACGAGCAGACACCTGCTATCGTGAAGCGGCACGCGGACGTGATCTCGCGCTGGCAGCGACTGCTAGCTGACTCGGCAGCGCGCAAACAGCGTCTGCTGCAGCTGCAGGACCAGTTCCGCCAGATCGAGGAATTGTATCTCACATTCGCCAAGAAG GCATCCGCTTTCAACTCGTGGTTTGAGAACGCCGAAGAAGACCTAACTGACCCCGTGCGCTGTAATTCCATCGAGGAGATCAGAGCTCTCAAGGATGCGCACGCGCAATTCCAA GCGTCGCTGTCGTCGGCACAGAGCGACTTCGAGGCTCTGGCGGCGCTGGACGAGCAGATCAAGTCGTTCAACGTGGGCGCTAACCCTTACACCTGGTTCACCATGGAGGCGCTCGAGGAGACGTGGCGCAACTTGCGCAAGATCATTG CTGAGCGCGACATCGAGCTGACGAAGGAGGCGCAGCGCCAGGAGGAGAACGACAAGCTGCGTAAGGAGTTCGCTAAACACGCCAACGCGTTCCACCAATGGCTCACGGAGACACG CACGTCGATGATGGAGGGCACGGGCTCGCTGGAGCAGCAGCTCGCCACGCTGCGGCAGCGCGCCGGGGAGGTGCGCGCCAGACGCGCCGATCTAAGACGCCTAGAAGAATTGG GCGCCGCACTAGAAGAGCACCTGATCCTGGACAACAGATACACGGAGCACAGCACGGTGGGGCTGGCGCAGCAGTGGGACCAGCTCGACCAGCTCTCCATGCGTATGCAGCATAACCTCGAGCAGCAGATACAAGCCAGAAACCATTCGG GTGTGAGCGAGGACGCTCTGAAGGAGTTCTCGATGATGTTCAAGCACTTCGACAAGGACCGCTCCGGTCGTCTCAACCACCACGAGTTCAAGTCGTGCCTGCGCGCGCTCGGCTACGACCTGCCCATGGTCGAGGAGGGGCAGCCCGACCCCGAGTTCGAGGCTATACTCA ATGTGGTGGATCCGAATCGCGACGGGCAAGTGTCGCTGCAGGAGTACATGGCGTTCATGATCAGCAAGGAGACGGAGAACGTACATTCATCGGAGGAGATCGAGAACGCGTTCCGCGCCATCACCGCGCACCAGGACCGCGCCTACGTCACCAAGGATGAGCTATACGCT AACCTGACAAAGGAGATGGCGGACTATTGTGTAGCTCGCATGAAACCTTACGTGGAACCGAAGACGGAACGACCCATACCCAACGCTCTCGACTACATAGACTTCACCCACACGCTGTTCCAGAACTAA